Proteins encoded within one genomic window of Chrysemys picta bellii isolate R12L10 chromosome 6, ASM1138683v2, whole genome shotgun sequence:
- the CAAP1 gene encoding caspase activity and apoptosis inhibitor 1 isoform X3 codes for MPGRKSSKEKKRRRSRSSGLDGGSGAGGTEGKRRSTESSYSLLEEIKCTVPSAEKEELAEEHSDIEDGGLDLSVSLKPVSFYIADKKEMLHQCFCVIGEKKLQKMLPDVLKNCSMEEIKRLCLDQLELLSEKKLLKILEGETGADSDTDEDADRGGNKTGVESISQQDNNVDSTSSLREDSKLEGLESKQGKGEDSDVLSINADAYDSDIEGPCNEEESPDVPESAVRSGAGQIDDLQKDIDKSVNEILGLAESSPKESKAANLAVASSEDVQPSAQQLELLELEMRARAIKALMKAGDVKK; via the exons ATGCCGGGCCGCAAATCCTCCAAGGAAAAGAAGCGGCGCCGCTCTCGTTCCAGCGGCCTAGACGGGGGCTCGGGCGCGGGGGGCACCGAGGGGAAGCGGCGAAGTACCGAGTCCAGCTACAGCCTCTTGGAG GAAATAAAATGTACTGTGCCATCTGCAGAAAAAGAGGAATTAGCTGAAGAGCACAGCGACATAGAAGATGGTGGACTAGACCTCAGTGTGTCTCTAAAACCAGTTAGTTTCTACATTGCAGACAAAAAAGAAATGCTTCATCAGTGCTTCTGTGTCATAGGGGAGAAGAAACTGCAGAAAATGCTGCCTGATGTTTTGAAG AATTGTTCCATGGAGGAAATCAAAAGACTTTGCCTGGATCAGTTAGAACTTCTATCTGAGAAAAAACTCCTGAAGATTCTTGAAG GTGAGACTGGAGCTGACTCTGATACTGATGAAGATGCAGACCGTGGTGGAAATAAGACCGGAGTTGAATCAATCAGTCA ACAAGACAACAATGTAGATTCTACTTCTTCTCTGAGGGAAGACAGCAAACTGGAAGGTCTGGAGTCAAAACAAG GCAAGGGAGAAGATAGTGATGTCCTCAGCATAAATGCAGATGCATATGATAGTGACATAGAAGGCCCATGCAATGAAGAGGAGAGTCCAGATGTGCCAGAAAGTGCTGTCAGAAGTGGAGCTGGTCAGATAGATGACCTTCAGAAGGACATTGATAAAAGCGTGAATGAGATACTGGGGTTGGCAGAATCCAGCCCAAAGGAGTCTAAAGCAGCAAACTTGGCTGTTGCTTCATCAGAAGATGTTCAGCCatcagcacagcagctggagctccTGGAGCTTGAGATGAGGGCCAGAGCTATTAAGGCTCTGATGAAGGCTGGCGATGTAAAAAAATAG
- the CAAP1 gene encoding caspase activity and apoptosis inhibitor 1 isoform X1, with the protein MLPTPSLLLLTTPLASLHAPPAACSLRSHTARLPWARQWAARGKPAAGLGEMLGSLDQGSSLQAGHRRNTQQADPPRLPAPEVLAAEIPNTTKRRKSTCPGSDVTTAPPGARCRGDGTNPRRLRVDVLSVTRGCDRWWGTERGSNRREAGPMPGRKSSKEKKRRRSRSSGLDGGSGAGGTEGKRRSTESSYSLLEEIKCTVPSAEKEELAEEHSDIEDGGLDLSVSLKPVSFYIADKKEMLHQCFCVIGEKKLQKMLPDVLKNCSMEEIKRLCLDQLELLSEKKLLKILEGETGADSDTDEDADRGGNKTGVESISQQDNNVDSTSSLREDSKLEGLESKQDSFFLMLV; encoded by the exons ATGCTTCCCACGCCATCCCTCCTGCTGCTAACCACTCCCCTAGCTTCCCTCCACGCTCCCCCAGCCGCCTGCAGCCTCCGATCACACACTGCCCGTCTGCCCTGGGCCAGGCAGTGGGCGGCTCGCGGGAAGCCTGCAGCAGGCCTGGGGGAAATGCTGGGCAGCCTTGACCAGGGCTCCTCGCTGCAGGCGGGTCACAGGAGGAACACACAGCAGGCGGATCCGCCACGCCTCCCAGCACCGGAAGTACTTGCAGCGGAAATCCCCAACACCACTAAGCGCCGGAAGTCCACCTGCCCCGGCTCTGACGTCACCACGGCGCCGCCGGGAGCCCGTTGTCGTGGTGATGGAACCAACCCGCGACGGTTGCGGGTGGATGTTCTGTCGGTGACTCGGGGATGTGACCGTTGGTGGGGGACGGAACGCGGCTCCAACCGCCGCGAGGCCGGGCCGATGCCGGGCCGCAAATCCTCCAAGGAAAAGAAGCGGCGCCGCTCTCGTTCCAGCGGCCTAGACGGGGGCTCGGGCGCGGGGGGCACCGAGGGGAAGCGGCGAAGTACCGAGTCCAGCTACAGCCTCTTGGAG GAAATAAAATGTACTGTGCCATCTGCAGAAAAAGAGGAATTAGCTGAAGAGCACAGCGACATAGAAGATGGTGGACTAGACCTCAGTGTGTCTCTAAAACCAGTTAGTTTCTACATTGCAGACAAAAAAGAAATGCTTCATCAGTGCTTCTGTGTCATAGGGGAGAAGAAACTGCAGAAAATGCTGCCTGATGTTTTGAAG AATTGTTCCATGGAGGAAATCAAAAGACTTTGCCTGGATCAGTTAGAACTTCTATCTGAGAAAAAACTCCTGAAGATTCTTGAAG GTGAGACTGGAGCTGACTCTGATACTGATGAAGATGCAGACCGTGGTGGAAATAAGACCGGAGTTGAATCAATCAGTCA ACAAGACAACAATGTAGATTCTACTTCTTCTCTGAGGGAAGACAGCAAACTGGAAGGTCTGGAGTCAAAACAAG ATTCCTTTTTCTTGATGCTGGTGTGA
- the CAAP1 gene encoding caspase activity and apoptosis inhibitor 1 isoform X2 → MLPTPSLLLLTTPLASLHAPPAACSLRSHTARLPWARQWAARGKPAAGLGEMLGSLDQGSSLQAGHRRNTQQADPPRLPAPEVLAAEIPNTTKRRKSTCPGSDVTTAPPGARCRGDGTNPRRLRVDVLSVTRGCDRWWGTERGSNRREAGPMPGRKSSKEKKRRRSRSSGLDGGSGAGGTEGKRRSTESSYSLLEEIKCTVPSAEKEELAEEHSDIEDGGLDLSVSLKPVSFYIADKKEMLHQCFCVIGEKKLQKMLPDVLKNCSMEEIKRLCLDQLELLSEKKLLKILEGETGADSDTDEDADRGGNKTGVESISQVSATSVMWDNYIS, encoded by the exons ATGCTTCCCACGCCATCCCTCCTGCTGCTAACCACTCCCCTAGCTTCCCTCCACGCTCCCCCAGCCGCCTGCAGCCTCCGATCACACACTGCCCGTCTGCCCTGGGCCAGGCAGTGGGCGGCTCGCGGGAAGCCTGCAGCAGGCCTGGGGGAAATGCTGGGCAGCCTTGACCAGGGCTCCTCGCTGCAGGCGGGTCACAGGAGGAACACACAGCAGGCGGATCCGCCACGCCTCCCAGCACCGGAAGTACTTGCAGCGGAAATCCCCAACACCACTAAGCGCCGGAAGTCCACCTGCCCCGGCTCTGACGTCACCACGGCGCCGCCGGGAGCCCGTTGTCGTGGTGATGGAACCAACCCGCGACGGTTGCGGGTGGATGTTCTGTCGGTGACTCGGGGATGTGACCGTTGGTGGGGGACGGAACGCGGCTCCAACCGCCGCGAGGCCGGGCCGATGCCGGGCCGCAAATCCTCCAAGGAAAAGAAGCGGCGCCGCTCTCGTTCCAGCGGCCTAGACGGGGGCTCGGGCGCGGGGGGCACCGAGGGGAAGCGGCGAAGTACCGAGTCCAGCTACAGCCTCTTGGAG GAAATAAAATGTACTGTGCCATCTGCAGAAAAAGAGGAATTAGCTGAAGAGCACAGCGACATAGAAGATGGTGGACTAGACCTCAGTGTGTCTCTAAAACCAGTTAGTTTCTACATTGCAGACAAAAAAGAAATGCTTCATCAGTGCTTCTGTGTCATAGGGGAGAAGAAACTGCAGAAAATGCTGCCTGATGTTTTGAAG AATTGTTCCATGGAGGAAATCAAAAGACTTTGCCTGGATCAGTTAGAACTTCTATCTGAGAAAAAACTCCTGAAGATTCTTGAAG GTGAGACTGGAGCTGACTCTGATACTGATGAAGATGCAGACCGTGGTGGAAATAAGACCGGAGTTGAATCAATCAGTCA GGTTTCTGCCACCTCTGTCATGTGGGACAACTACATTTCATGA